The following proteins are encoded in a genomic region of Jaculus jaculus isolate mJacJac1 chromosome 13, mJacJac1.mat.Y.cur, whole genome shotgun sequence:
- the LOC123454249 gene encoding ADP-ribosylation factor-like protein 6-interacting protein 1, translating to MLMADKVLQWERVWFPPAIVGVVSLLFLIICHLDPSVLSGVSCLVMLLCLADYLVRILAPRIFDSDNWTTEQQQRFHEICSNFVKTRHIAVNWWKRLFTLKEEKPKTYFTSTIISLEAVAWVGQQVHNLLLTYLIVTFVLLLPGLNQHGII from the coding sequence ATGCTGATGGCAGACAAGGTCCTGCAGTGGGAAAGAGTCTGGTTTCCACCTGCCATCGTGGGTGTCGTCTCTTTGCTGTTCCTGATTATCTGTCACCTTGATCCATCTGTGCTGTCTGGTGTTTCCTGTTTGGTTATGCTTTTGTGCTTGGCTGATTACCTTGTTCGCATTCTAGCTCCTAGGATCTTTGACTCCGATAACTGGACCACAGAACAGCAGCAAAGATTCCACGAAATTTGCAGCAACTTCGTAAAAACTCGACACATAGCTGTGAACTGGTGGAAACGCCTCTTTACCCTAAAGGAAGAAAAGCCTAAAACGTACTTCACAAGCACGATCATTTCCCTTGAGGCAGTTGCTTGGGTGGGACAGCAAGTGCACAACCTTCTTCTCACCTACCTGATTGTGACTTTTGTACTGTTGCTTCCTGGACTAAACCAGCACGGAATCATATAG